A single window of Halobacteriovorax sp. GB3 DNA harbors:
- a CDS encoding ABC transporter substrate-binding protein, translated as MKLVLFFLLFSFQTMAFSKRVISTSPSVTNIIRELGAGDKLVAVSPYCENEKSLPITGTNFGFKFEKALSLRPDLIILPKTNSSKLISNFKKLNFHYLELDHDSVDGIRTSISILGKELGYESKAKLMLKTFDKKLMANYRESNKSVLIVVSSSLSHGKIRDLYSAGEESLYGDLIRKAGFKIATKGLKGGYPAINTEKLMALNPDVIFYFAKKENLDSYVKAWQKLSFLSAVKNKQVHALLDNKLNIPDHHIVDLVTVLREKVL; from the coding sequence ATGAAATTAGTACTTTTTTTTCTTTTATTTTCTTTTCAAACAATGGCCTTCTCAAAGAGGGTTATTTCAACGTCTCCAAGTGTTACTAACATTATTAGGGAACTCGGTGCAGGTGATAAACTCGTTGCAGTCTCTCCTTATTGTGAGAATGAAAAATCATTACCTATAACGGGAACTAATTTTGGATTTAAATTTGAAAAGGCGCTTTCTTTAAGGCCAGATTTAATTATTCTTCCAAAGACAAACTCTTCAAAATTAATTTCAAATTTTAAAAAATTAAATTTTCACTATCTAGAACTTGATCATGATAGTGTTGATGGAATACGTACTAGCATTTCTATCCTAGGTAAAGAACTCGGTTATGAATCAAAAGCAAAGCTCATGCTTAAGACGTTTGATAAAAAGCTTATGGCCAATTATAGAGAGTCAAATAAGTCAGTTCTTATTGTCGTGAGTAGTAGTCTCTCTCACGGGAAGATTCGTGACCTTTATAGTGCTGGAGAAGAAAGCCTTTACGGTGACCTTATTCGCAAAGCAGGATTTAAGATTGCGACAAAGGGATTAAAGGGTGGATATCCAGCGATTAATACTGAGAAGCTAATGGCGTTAAATCCTGATGTGATCTTCTACTTTGCTAAGAAAGAAAATTTAGATAGTTATGTTAAAGCTTGGCAGAAGCTCTCTTTCTTATCTGCAGTTAAAAATAAGCAAGTTCATGCTCTTTTGGATAATAAACTTAATATTCCTGACCATCATATTGTAGATTTAGTAACTGTTTTAAGGGAGAAGGTCCTATGA
- a CDS encoding ABC transporter ATP-binding protein, producing the protein MISVHNLSLKIGKNQILKEISFDVNKGEVLSIIGPNGAGKSTMIKCLNLINDDFFGEVLYNNEDIKGYETKEIAKIFSYVSQDMDSNNPFSVKELMHLSRYPFMNKYRSLEIEEIRLMNHYLEKLDVAHLIDRSINELSGGERQRVFVSSSLFQGSEVILLDEPTSSLDPKHHQEILDVILEEKKEGKTIIMVSHDINSSCHLSDKVLGLKNGEVQFLKEGKGLLKTELVDDLFDFKFTKLNHENEVYVIKGRAK; encoded by the coding sequence ATGATTTCCGTTCATAATCTCTCTTTAAAAATTGGAAAGAATCAAATCTTAAAAGAAATCAGTTTTGATGTTAATAAGGGTGAAGTTCTTTCTATTATTGGCCCTAATGGGGCAGGTAAATCGACCATGATTAAATGTCTTAATTTAATCAATGACGATTTCTTTGGAGAAGTTCTCTATAATAATGAAGATATTAAGGGTTATGAGACCAAAGAAATTGCTAAAATCTTTTCTTATGTCTCTCAAGATATGGATTCTAACAATCCTTTTAGTGTGAAAGAGCTTATGCACCTCTCTCGCTATCCTTTCATGAATAAATATCGAAGCTTAGAAATTGAAGAAATTCGTTTGATGAATCACTACTTAGAGAAACTAGATGTCGCACATTTAATTGATCGCTCAATTAATGAACTAAGTGGCGGTGAAAGACAAAGAGTTTTCGTTTCAAGTTCTCTTTTTCAAGGCAGCGAAGTTATTCTTCTCGATGAACCTACGAGTTCACTTGATCCTAAACATCATCAAGAAATTCTCGATGTAATTTTAGAAGAAAAAAAAGAAGGAAAGACTATAATCATGGTTTCTCATGATATTAATTCTTCTTGTCATTTGAGTGACAAAGTTCTTGGACTTAAAAATGGTGAGGTCCAATTTTTAAAAGAAGGAAAAGGTCTTTTAAAAACTGAACTTGTCGATGACCTATTTGATTTTAAATTTACGAAACTCAATCATGAAAATGAGGTCTATGTTATTAAAGGTAGGGCGAAATGA
- a CDS encoding FecCD family ABC transporter permease, whose product MKLWVLAFVAFFVLIVSPFFGPEFISLERILNGDAAFLFYELRIPRSLITFMAGAGLALSGMTFQSLFRNDLATPYTLGVSTGASLGVSLFIASGIYLSGGTSLFAFLGALLSVMIVYGIGQTKAKMHMNVVLLAGVAMAMTFSSFIMLIQVLVKEMDAVRIIRWLMGSIDVVGMESVYAVAPFFFVGIFFIYKKRVELNLITMGESVAYSRGVDTERLRKHLFLMTSLLVAGIVSECGPIGFVGMMIPHIGREVVGADHRKLFWFSLLAGGSFLILCDLIGRVFFDSLVLPVGVITALLGGPFFLYLILKKK is encoded by the coding sequence ATGAAACTTTGGGTGTTGGCCTTTGTTGCTTTTTTCGTTCTAATTGTATCTCCTTTTTTTGGGCCGGAGTTTATTTCTCTTGAAAGAATCTTAAATGGAGATGCAGCCTTTTTATTCTATGAACTTCGAATTCCAAGGTCTCTTATCACTTTCATGGCGGGAGCTGGACTAGCTCTCAGTGGTATGACCTTTCAGTCTCTTTTTAGAAATGATCTTGCAACACCTTATACCTTAGGTGTTTCTACGGGAGCTTCTCTTGGAGTCTCTCTATTTATTGCATCGGGTATTTATCTCTCTGGTGGGACAAGCCTCTTCGCTTTTTTAGGGGCACTTCTTTCTGTGATGATTGTTTATGGTATCGGCCAAACGAAAGCAAAAATGCACATGAATGTCGTTTTACTTGCAGGTGTGGCCATGGCCATGACTTTTTCATCTTTCATTATGCTCATTCAGGTTCTTGTAAAAGAAATGGATGCAGTTCGTATTATTAGATGGCTAATGGGATCTATTGATGTTGTTGGTATGGAAAGTGTTTATGCGGTAGCACCTTTCTTTTTTGTGGGTATCTTCTTTATTTATAAAAAGCGTGTTGAGCTCAATCTTATTACAATGGGTGAGAGTGTCGCCTATAGTCGAGGTGTCGATACTGAGAGATTAAGAAAGCATCTCTTTTTAATGACATCACTTCTTGTTGCTGGAATCGTCAGTGAATGTGGCCCGATTGGTTTTGTTGGGATGATGATTCCCCATATCGGTCGAGAAGTCGTTGGAGCAGATCATAGAAAACTTTTTTGGTTTTCATTACTCGCTGGTGGAAGCTTTTTAATTCTTTGTGATTTAATTGGAAGGGTCTTTTTTGATTCTTTAGTATTACCTGTTGGGGTAATCACGGCCCTCCTAGGAGGACCATTCTTTTTATATCTTATTTTAAAAAAGAAGTAA
- a CDS encoding thermonuclease family protein, whose product MTKNTLILLTFFLSLQSFAATVVGIVRSVHDGDTIRIIEPGKVKETRIRFLGVDTPEIDFQGHGQGQIAYDARDFLKQLTPIGSEVKIVTGPETHDKNNRVLGRVMSNGVDVNGELLRQGMGAMYFIAPYDDEVVKKYVQYAKEAYFNKRGLFSYDKVEAQLPYNFRMSVRGYVGNNFVANYETKKLYHPEEVEQVPPYARVFFKYEDMALKKGFTWRE is encoded by the coding sequence ATGACTAAAAACACATTGATTTTATTGACGTTTTTCCTATCTTTACAATCTTTTGCAGCAACAGTTGTAGGGATCGTTCGCTCTGTCCATGATGGAGACACTATTCGTATTATTGAGCCAGGAAAAGTGAAAGAAACACGAATTCGTTTTCTTGGTGTTGATACACCAGAGATTGATTTTCAAGGTCACGGACAAGGACAAATTGCCTATGATGCTCGCGACTTTCTAAAACAACTAACACCAATTGGATCTGAAGTTAAAATCGTTACCGGGCCAGAAACGCACGATAAGAATAATAGAGTTCTAGGTAGAGTGATGTCTAATGGAGTCGATGTAAACGGAGAACTTCTAAGACAAGGTATGGGTGCGATGTACTTCATTGCTCCTTACGATGATGAAGTTGTAAAAAAGTATGTTCAATATGCTAAGGAAGCCTACTTTAATAAAAGAGGTCTCTTTTCATACGATAAAGTTGAAGCTCAACTTCCATATAATTTTAGAATGAGTGTTCGTGGATATGTTGGAAATAATTTTGTAGCCAATTACGAAACGAAGAAACTCTATCATCCAGAAGAAGTTGAACAAGTTCCTCCATACGCACGTGTCTTCTTTAAGTATGAAGATATGGCCCTTAAAAAGGGCTTTACTTGGAGAGAGTAA
- a CDS encoding translation initiation factor yields MNKDDYVIVYSSDGSGKNIAKKDKKKTYADINPKETILKLRIEKKGRGGKSVSVVYEIPENPTYFKKLSKELKAACGVGGSFKNDTIEIQGDQREKIRAFLEKKGFTVKG; encoded by the coding sequence ATGAATAAAGACGACTATGTCATTGTTTATTCAAGTGATGGATCAGGCAAGAATATTGCCAAAAAAGATAAGAAGAAAACGTATGCCGACATCAATCCGAAAGAGACGATATTAAAGCTTCGAATTGAGAAAAAGGGGCGTGGAGGTAAGTCTGTAAGTGTCGTCTATGAAATTCCTGAAAACCCGACATATTTTAAGAAACTTTCAAAAGAATTAAAGGCCGCATGTGGAGTCGGTGGAAGTTTTAAAAATGATACAATAGAAATTCAAGGTGATCAGCGCGAAAAGATCAGGGCCTTCTTAGAGAAGAAAGGCTTTACTGTTAAAGGTTAA